The following proteins are co-located in the Hyalangium minutum genome:
- a CDS encoding serine/threonine-protein kinase: MSHSAKADIKVGTILRDTYELTSLLGKGGMGSVFLARHLRLPGKQVAVKVLLHSDDLTEEQYARFRREAEIASQLGHPNIVEVVDFHSLEDGTPYLVMEYLRGESLAHRLRKGRMSLREAFSIARQMGSALQAAHRAGVVHRDLKPANVHLVPTDSEGMIVERVKLLDFGISKLMGSQTLQTQEDVLMGTPRYMAPEQAMGRNREVDARSDIFAFGCIVYEMLCGDSPFAGGTIAEVVYRVVHEQPESLASRVPDLPGRAVAAVDRALAKQPKDRYQDVATFIAELTGTALQSLAGLGPDPTPMPPRGAARQSEPSLDENATDATFVPSRLDGTGQVGALPPAAAAALATPDPSLEKGSTLEAFRMATPQPAAQQVAPASPPSMSVSRRPTDMELPAVGAAAVQPAAPTPAPQAQPQPVPTPAPASAPAGRSKFPLIPAAVAGVVLVGILAVVGGKVFKPSTPDTPPPTPVAETPPPEVKPPVVAEPTPPAPTAPPATTPPATTPPGMATSDTAPPVTTPPATATGTTKPTARPGKAENIPPELREELDKAEQALSAGQLDDALRIAQRTLRTQKTEAALLVMGRVYCQRHDVGNVNAQRRQLSADGQRKLTAYCRKYEN; encoded by the coding sequence ATGAGCCACTCCGCCAAAGCCGACATCAAGGTCGGCACCATCCTGCGCGACACGTACGAACTCACCTCGCTGCTTGGGAAGGGGGGCATGGGCTCCGTCTTCCTGGCGCGGCACCTGCGGCTGCCCGGCAAGCAGGTGGCGGTGAAGGTGCTGCTCCACAGCGATGACTTGACCGAGGAGCAGTACGCGCGCTTCCGCCGCGAGGCGGAGATCGCCTCACAGCTGGGGCATCCCAACATCGTCGAGGTGGTGGACTTCCACAGCCTGGAGGACGGCACGCCGTACCTGGTGATGGAGTACCTGCGCGGCGAGAGCCTGGCGCACCGGCTCCGCAAGGGCCGGATGTCCCTGCGCGAGGCGTTCTCGATTGCCCGGCAGATGGGCTCGGCGCTGCAGGCGGCGCACCGCGCGGGCGTGGTGCACCGCGACTTGAAGCCCGCCAACGTGCACCTGGTGCCCACGGACTCCGAGGGCATGATCGTCGAGCGGGTGAAGCTGCTGGACTTCGGCATCTCGAAGTTGATGGGCTCGCAGACGCTGCAGACGCAAGAGGACGTGCTGATGGGCACGCCCCGGTACATGGCGCCCGAGCAGGCCATGGGCCGCAACCGCGAGGTGGATGCGCGCTCGGACATCTTCGCCTTCGGCTGCATCGTCTACGAGATGCTGTGCGGGGACTCGCCGTTCGCGGGCGGCACCATCGCCGAAGTGGTCTACCGCGTGGTGCACGAGCAGCCCGAGTCGCTGGCCTCGCGCGTGCCGGACCTGCCAGGCCGGGCGGTGGCGGCGGTGGACCGGGCGCTCGCCAAGCAACCGAAGGACCGGTACCAGGACGTCGCCACCTTCATCGCCGAGCTGACGGGGACGGCGCTGCAGAGCCTCGCGGGGCTGGGGCCGGACCCCACGCCCATGCCGCCGCGCGGAGCGGCGCGCCAGAGTGAGCCGTCCTTGGACGAGAACGCCACGGACGCCACCTTCGTCCCCTCGCGCCTGGACGGCACGGGCCAGGTGGGCGCGCTCCCACCGGCGGCAGCGGCGGCCTTGGCCACGCCAGATCCAAGCCTCGAGAAGGGCTCGACCCTGGAAGCGTTCCGGATGGCCACGCCGCAGCCCGCGGCCCAACAAGTCGCTCCGGCCTCTCCGCCCTCGATGAGCGTCTCGCGCCGCCCGACGGACATGGAGCTGCCCGCGGTGGGCGCTGCCGCCGTCCAGCCCGCGGCTCCCACGCCTGCGCCGCAGGCTCAGCCTCAGCCGGTACCCACGCCCGCCCCCGCGAGCGCGCCCGCAGGCCGCTCGAAGTTCCCGCTGATCCCGGCGGCGGTCGCGGGCGTGGTGCTGGTGGGCATCCTCGCCGTGGTGGGAGGCAAGGTCTTCAAGCCCTCCACACCGGACACGCCCCCGCCCACCCCAGTGGCTGAGACTCCGCCGCCCGAGGTGAAGCCTCCCGTGGTGGCGGAGCCCACCCCGCCCGCTCCCACGGCTCCTCCGGCGACGACTCCGCCCGCCACGACTCCGCCTGGCATGGCCACATCGGACACGGCTCCTCCGGTCACGACTCCTCCTGCCACGGCCACCGGGACCACGAAGCCCACGGCGCGTCCGGGGAAGGCCGAGAACATTCCTCCAGAGCTGCGCGAGGAGCTGGACAAGGCAGAGCAGGCGCTGAGCGCCGGGCAGCTGGATGACGCGCTGCGGATCGCCCAGCGGACCCTTCGGACGCAGAAGACCGAGGCCGCGCTCCTCGTGATGGGCCGCGTCTACTGTCAGCGCCATGATGTAGGCAACGTGAACGCGCAGCGGCGCCAGCTGTCCGCGGACGGCCAGCGCAAGCTGACGGCCTACTGCAGGAAGTACGAGAACTAA
- a CDS encoding FG-GAP-like repeat-containing protein, giving the protein MPQRRRNQGMKSHARSSLGAALLGLAVGGGCSLTSSGDDANTRGSANLDDRCEVVPPFTPNFEPELQWAWTGSPVLPQFNQVMMTPAVADVNQDGIPDIIFSSFGDIPNDDFDWREGVLRAISGNDGHDLWTVTDPAYRIKAAASIAVGDIDNDGKVEICGIPMDGRGIICYENDGTFKFRTAPDAFDYNEWGGPSLADLDGDGTVEILNGNRVYSNTGALKWVGSDGMGGAQYTGPVSFAADIDGDGSQEVINGRSVYRANGSLKCANTTIASGLSAVGNFDGDTKGEIVVSGHGKVSLLDDDCTLLWTATIPGGCINGCGGAPTLADLDHDGQPEVAVVGENAISVFETNGALKWTSTVQDWSSGKSSSSVFDFEDDGNLELVYADEVSLRIYNGATGAIRWQTRHSTGTTHENPVIADVDGDLAADIVVAANDLAYAPYHGIRVYHDRLEGWARTRGIWNQHAYSITNVNNDGTIPAHPVTYWTQPRLNTFHSNVANHFGNGESPYAAPDFAVSQVSASCDGSTLNIAGTIANQGDTAVAAGLKVAFYRGAPGSGGSLLGVTTVPSPIPAGGTATVTLSVGSQPSGGSNQVFLVADDDGTGAGRDTECDEANNSASGSVDFSCGAPSANQPPVAICRNVTVNADASCQGTGSVNNGSYDPDGQPGPFSVTESPSGSFGLGSHPVTVTANDGAATAQCVGTLTVVDATPPAVSCPAPIVLNACGEGGPVANFDVTAADNCGAATVTCSHASGASFPVGTTTVTCTAADGQGNTASCSFPVTVGSEGSSGTPTPGADLGTELWPPNHKYVNISLSDCAAPAQDSCGGALPADQYGTILGVSSDEVEDENGNGDGHTCDDIVISADGKFVQVRAEREGTGDGRVYTVRYAITSPSGGTAQSTCHVYVPHDQSDNHPVVDSGVHYCVGQGCPAGTSGSPLCE; this is encoded by the coding sequence ATGCCCCAACGACGACGCAACCAAGGAATGAAGAGCCACGCGCGCTCAAGTCTGGGCGCCGCACTTCTGGGTCTGGCGGTAGGAGGAGGATGTAGCCTGACGAGCTCGGGGGACGACGCGAACACTCGCGGCTCGGCCAACCTCGATGATCGCTGCGAGGTGGTGCCGCCTTTCACGCCGAACTTCGAGCCCGAGCTTCAGTGGGCCTGGACGGGCAGCCCGGTGCTGCCTCAGTTCAACCAGGTGATGATGACGCCGGCCGTCGCCGACGTGAACCAGGACGGCATCCCGGACATCATCTTCAGCTCGTTCGGGGACATTCCGAACGATGACTTCGACTGGCGCGAGGGTGTGCTGCGCGCCATCAGCGGCAACGACGGGCATGACCTGTGGACCGTCACGGATCCGGCCTACCGCATCAAGGCCGCCGCCAGCATCGCGGTGGGTGACATCGACAACGACGGCAAGGTGGAGATCTGCGGCATCCCGATGGATGGCCGCGGCATCATCTGCTACGAGAACGACGGCACCTTCAAGTTCCGCACGGCCCCGGACGCGTTCGACTACAACGAGTGGGGCGGGCCCTCGCTGGCGGACCTCGACGGTGACGGCACCGTGGAGATCCTCAACGGCAACCGCGTGTACAGCAACACGGGCGCGCTGAAGTGGGTGGGCTCGGATGGCATGGGCGGTGCGCAGTACACCGGCCCGGTGTCCTTCGCTGCGGACATTGACGGTGACGGCAGCCAGGAGGTCATCAACGGCCGCTCCGTCTACCGCGCCAATGGCAGCCTGAAGTGCGCCAACACCACCATCGCCTCGGGCTTGTCGGCGGTGGGCAACTTCGACGGCGACACGAAGGGTGAGATCGTCGTGTCGGGCCACGGCAAGGTGAGCTTGCTGGATGACGACTGCACGCTGCTGTGGACGGCGACCATCCCCGGCGGCTGCATCAACGGCTGTGGCGGCGCGCCCACGCTGGCGGACCTGGACCATGATGGGCAGCCCGAGGTGGCGGTGGTGGGCGAGAACGCGATCAGCGTCTTCGAGACCAACGGCGCCTTGAAGTGGACGAGCACCGTGCAGGACTGGAGCTCCGGCAAGTCCAGCAGCAGCGTGTTCGACTTCGAGGACGATGGGAACCTCGAGCTCGTCTACGCGGACGAGGTGTCGCTGCGCATCTACAACGGTGCCACCGGCGCCATCCGCTGGCAGACGCGCCACAGCACGGGCACCACGCACGAGAACCCGGTCATCGCGGACGTGGACGGCGACCTGGCCGCGGACATCGTCGTGGCGGCCAATGATTTGGCCTACGCGCCCTACCACGGCATCCGCGTGTACCACGACCGGCTCGAGGGCTGGGCGCGCACGCGGGGCATCTGGAACCAGCACGCGTACTCCATCACCAACGTGAACAACGACGGCACCATCCCCGCTCACCCAGTGACTTACTGGACGCAGCCTCGGCTCAACACCTTCCACTCCAACGTGGCCAACCACTTCGGGAATGGCGAGAGCCCGTACGCCGCGCCGGACTTCGCCGTCTCGCAGGTGAGCGCCTCGTGCGATGGCTCCACGCTGAACATCGCTGGCACCATCGCCAACCAGGGCGACACCGCCGTGGCCGCCGGGCTCAAGGTGGCCTTCTATCGGGGCGCTCCCGGCTCGGGCGGCTCGCTGCTGGGTGTGACGACCGTTCCCTCTCCCATTCCCGCGGGCGGCACCGCCACTGTGACGCTGTCGGTGGGCTCGCAGCCTTCGGGTGGCTCCAACCAGGTGTTCCTCGTCGCGGATGACGACGGCACGGGCGCGGGCCGCGATACCGAGTGCGACGAGGCCAACAACAGCGCCTCGGGCAGCGTGGACTTCTCGTGCGGCGCGCCTTCGGCCAACCAGCCGCCGGTCGCCATCTGCCGCAACGTCACCGTCAACGCGGACGCCTCGTGCCAGGGCACCGGCTCCGTGAACAACGGCAGCTATGATCCGGACGGCCAGCCCGGTCCGTTCTCCGTGACCGAGTCCCCGTCTGGCTCCTTCGGCCTGGGCAGTCACCCCGTCACCGTGACGGCCAACGATGGCGCCGCCACCGCCCAGTGCGTGGGCACCCTCACCGTGGTGGATGCCACGCCGCCAGCCGTGAGCTGCCCGGCGCCCATCGTCCTCAACGCCTGCGGGGAGGGCGGTCCCGTGGCGAACTTCGACGTCACCGCGGCGGACAACTGCGGCGCGGCGACGGTCACCTGCTCGCACGCGTCGGGCGCCAGCTTCCCGGTGGGTACCACGACTGTCACCTGCACGGCTGCGGACGGGCAGGGCAACACGGCCTCGTGCTCGTTCCCCGTCACGGTGGGCAGCGAGGGCTCCTCCGGCACGCCCACCCCGGGCGCGGATCTGGGCACCGAGCTGTGGCCGCCCAACCACAAGTACGTGAACATCTCGCTGTCCGACTGCGCGGCTCCGGCGCAGGACTCGTGCGGTGGCGCGCTGCCAGCGGACCAGTACGGCACCATCCTCGGCGTCAGCTCGGACGAGGTGGAGGACGAGAACGGCAACGGCGACGGCCACACCTGCGATGACATCGTCATCTCCGCGGACGGCAAGTTCGTGCAGGTCCGCGCCGAGCGTGAAGGCACCGGGGACGGCCGCGTCTACACCGTCCGCTACGCCATCACGAGCCCGTCGGGCGGCACCGCCCAGAGCACCTGCCACGTGTACGTGCCGCACGATCAGTCCGACAACCACCCGGTGGTGGACAGCGGCGTGCACTACTGCGTCGGCCAGGGTTGCCCGGCTGGCACCAGCGGCAGCCCGCTGTGCGAATGA
- a CDS encoding Ig-like domain-containing protein has translation MASRPLSLGWCFTLAVLIVGAAGCGGSDPQPPLPTPDLPDAALSKVEVSRTANVLADGRDIVTLTVTVVKADGTALSGRTVRLEVSGEGNMLAPASGQTNPQGVLTATLASTRPGTKKVKASVDAEGGPVVLSAQPTVEFISPGNPATRLEFTVPPGDVIAGTPFSVTATAYDASNNVATGFTGTVQLTSSDPQAVLPGAFTFGASNAGTASLSVELRTAGTQTLSLAHGLSGSPLTASKTVVAASPARLAFSGQPANGTVRTTLAAVRVQVTDAYGNATPASSPQVSVSLSGGDAAATLSGTRNVDPVSGEATFSDLSVDQEGNGFQLVATSGTLTQGTSSTFTITDNLAPAAAVIAVTVLTPSTVRVTWTTVGDDGNLGQAATQELRYATTPITNLDQFNAGLVAVAPSPQEPGSAESTLVMGLTLNVDHYFALKVTDGAGNYSLSNSPKVGGGDPCGGVTCTPPAGTCSADGRTAIGYTSACVVENGAGVCRDTPAQTACQSYETCGAGSCGPVTAGSQAGSIVISEFSALGSEFIELHNTTAADIDVHGYTFRNAAGVEVDLRAPSDPNGTAGTAVVVTAGGRLYGIANPSGSIPGGVGFVYGAPGTSFSLADTGDALALYAAPPAGNLQDVVDFRAFKSDPNTPLAASDFVGFAGSSTQLDPESLSAAGNDTATNWCVSFYGSGVRGSRVTNTAGAANGSCKVAVINEVYLDAPSTDNGLVFIELAGPGGSVIGGAKIADVEGRAGTTAAGANNESFSPYTIPAGTRFPADGILLIADLNPSGQTLVPNFVAGVDVGANNVDLENFGGDSVQLINAAGTALLDVLGQDVSGTTLDTNTADNGFAMYEGTIAVYVSTTGSWSSSLARSPGSADTDNNRNDFRTDPSPTPGLPNDLANFTVTSLFPDDGPATAGANGIVVTGTDLAPTMRAQFGGSSSVLCSVSTPTTASCTAVTNAGAVGVVDVTFTPAASVGASGPFILSRGFTYTGNENETNSVLEADFCNLQSPTTLSVVRSTVTPVIYGRIYETGITEPPGPPAGILAEVGYGNNGSDPRSNNSWKFFPATYNVQVGNDDEFMGSFTAPATAATYAYTYRFSQDNGLKWTYCDKDGAGSNTNPDLVFSPTQLGVMTVTNN, from the coding sequence ATGGCATCTCGTCCCCTCTCGCTCGGCTGGTGCTTCACGCTGGCCGTGCTCATCGTGGGTGCAGCCGGCTGTGGCGGCAGCGACCCACAGCCTCCTCTCCCAACTCCTGACTTGCCAGATGCGGCGCTCTCCAAAGTAGAGGTGAGCCGCACCGCCAACGTCCTGGCGGACGGCCGGGACATCGTCACCCTCACAGTCACCGTGGTGAAGGCCGACGGCACGGCGCTCTCGGGCCGCACGGTGCGGCTGGAGGTCTCCGGCGAGGGCAACATGCTGGCGCCGGCCTCGGGCCAGACGAACCCCCAGGGCGTGCTGACGGCGACGCTGGCGTCCACCCGCCCTGGCACCAAGAAGGTGAAGGCCTCGGTGGATGCGGAGGGAGGCCCGGTGGTGCTGAGCGCGCAGCCCACCGTGGAGTTCATCAGCCCCGGCAACCCCGCCACGCGCCTGGAGTTCACCGTGCCCCCGGGGGACGTCATCGCAGGCACGCCGTTCTCCGTGACCGCGACGGCGTATGACGCGTCCAACAACGTGGCCACGGGCTTCACGGGGACGGTGCAGTTGACCTCCTCGGATCCCCAAGCGGTGCTGCCGGGGGCCTTCACCTTTGGCGCGAGCAACGCGGGCACGGCCTCGCTCTCCGTGGAGCTGCGGACGGCGGGCACGCAGACCCTGAGCCTGGCGCACGGGCTCTCCGGCAGCCCCCTCACCGCCTCGAAGACGGTGGTGGCAGCCAGCCCGGCCCGGCTCGCCTTCTCCGGGCAGCCGGCGAACGGCACCGTGCGGACGACGCTCGCGGCAGTGCGCGTGCAGGTGACGGACGCGTATGGCAACGCCACCCCGGCCTCCAGCCCCCAGGTGTCCGTGAGCCTCTCCGGTGGCGACGCCGCCGCCACACTGAGTGGCACGCGGAACGTGGATCCGGTGAGCGGCGAGGCCACCTTCTCAGACCTCTCGGTGGATCAGGAGGGCAATGGCTTCCAGCTCGTGGCCACCAGCGGGACGCTGACGCAGGGGACGAGCTCGACGTTCACCATCACCGATAACTTGGCCCCGGCCGCCGCGGTGATCGCCGTGACCGTCCTCACCCCCAGCACCGTTCGGGTGACATGGACGACGGTGGGCGATGACGGCAACCTGGGCCAGGCCGCGACCCAGGAGCTGCGCTACGCGACCACGCCCATCACCAACCTTGACCAGTTCAACGCCGGCTTGGTCGCCGTCGCCCCGTCGCCCCAGGAGCCTGGCAGCGCGGAGTCGACCCTCGTCATGGGCCTGACGCTCAACGTCGACCACTACTTCGCGCTCAAGGTCACCGACGGCGCGGGGAACTACAGCCTGTCGAACAGCCCGAAGGTGGGTGGCGGCGATCCCTGTGGAGGGGTCACGTGCACGCCGCCGGCGGGCACCTGCTCGGCGGATGGACGGACGGCCATCGGCTACACCTCCGCCTGCGTGGTCGAAAATGGCGCGGGCGTGTGCCGGGACACGCCGGCTCAGACTGCCTGCCAATCGTATGAGACGTGCGGCGCTGGCAGCTGCGGGCCGGTGACGGCGGGGAGCCAGGCCGGCAGCATCGTCATCAGCGAGTTCAGCGCGCTCGGCTCGGAGTTCATCGAGCTGCACAACACCACCGCCGCGGACATCGATGTGCATGGCTACACGTTCCGGAATGCCGCGGGCGTGGAGGTGGACCTCCGCGCTCCCAGCGATCCGAACGGCACTGCGGGCACGGCGGTGGTGGTGACTGCGGGAGGCCGCCTGTACGGCATCGCCAACCCGTCCGGCTCGATTCCGGGCGGCGTGGGCTTCGTCTACGGCGCGCCCGGCACCTCGTTCTCCCTGGCGGACACGGGAGATGCGCTGGCGCTCTACGCGGCGCCGCCCGCGGGCAACCTGCAGGACGTGGTGGACTTCCGTGCGTTCAAGAGCGATCCGAATACCCCGCTGGCGGCGAGCGACTTCGTCGGCTTCGCGGGCAGCTCCACCCAGCTGGATCCGGAGAGCCTGTCCGCAGCGGGCAATGACACGGCCACGAACTGGTGCGTGAGCTTCTACGGGAGCGGCGTGAGGGGCTCTCGCGTTACGAACACCGCGGGCGCGGCCAACGGCAGCTGCAAGGTGGCGGTCATCAACGAGGTCTACCTCGATGCGCCCTCGACCGATAACGGCCTGGTGTTCATCGAGCTTGCGGGTCCCGGAGGCTCCGTCATCGGCGGTGCGAAGATCGCCGACGTGGAGGGCCGGGCCGGGACCACGGCCGCGGGCGCCAACAATGAGTCGTTCAGTCCGTACACGATCCCCGCAGGGACCCGGTTCCCGGCGGACGGCATCCTCCTCATCGCCGACCTCAACCCGAGCGGGCAGACCCTCGTCCCGAACTTCGTGGCCGGGGTGGACGTCGGGGCGAACAACGTGGACCTCGAGAACTTCGGCGGAGACTCGGTGCAGCTCATCAACGCCGCAGGGACCGCCCTTCTGGATGTGCTGGGCCAGGACGTCTCGGGCACTACCCTGGACACCAATACGGCGGACAACGGCTTTGCCATGTACGAGGGCACCATCGCGGTCTACGTCTCCACTACGGGCTCCTGGTCCTCGTCGCTGGCGCGCTCGCCGGGCAGCGCGGATACGGACAACAACCGCAATGACTTCCGGACGGATCCGTCTCCGACGCCGGGCCTGCCGAACGATCTGGCGAACTTCACCGTGACGAGCCTGTTCCCGGATGACGGCCCGGCCACGGCGGGTGCCAACGGCATCGTGGTGACGGGAACGGATCTCGCGCCGACGATGCGGGCGCAGTTCGGCGGCAGCAGCTCGGTGCTGTGCTCCGTGAGCACCCCCACCACCGCCAGCTGCACGGCCGTCACCAACGCGGGTGCAGTGGGCGTCGTGGACGTGACCTTCACGCCGGCGGCGAGCGTGGGAGCCTCTGGCCCGTTCATCTTGAGCAGAGGGTTCACGTACACGGGCAACGAGAACGAGACGAACAGTGTCCTGGAGGCGGACTTCTGCAACCTCCAGTCCCCCACCACGCTCTCGGTGGTGAGGAGCACGGTGACGCCTGTCATCTATGGCCGCATCTACGAGACGGGTATCACGGAGCCCCCAGGGCCGCCCGCGGGCATCCTGGCCGAGGTGGGCTATGGCAACAACGGCTCGGATCCCAGGAGCAACAACTCCTGGAAGTTCTTCCCGGCGACGTACAACGTGCAGGTGGGCAACGACGACGAGTTCATGGGCTCGTTCACGGCGCCGGCCACGGCGGCGACCTACGCGTATACGTATCGGTTCAGCCAGGACAACGGGCTGAAGTGGACGTACTGCGACAAGGACGGGGCGGGCTCCAACACCAACCCGGACTTGGTGTTCTCGCCGACGCAGTTGGGCGTGATGACGGTCACGAACAACTAG
- a CDS encoding WD40 repeat domain-containing protein, with protein sequence MRQRDGDTPPEGARLRLGTTFFRPGQGSLPPVFSPDGERILVDNSDSPPRLLILDARTGRHLETLRTLSNELGRLLAICWTADGIRVACQLYGGRPAVLEYPRATVRQLEATDPAWTDYAAFSADGERVAMVDDQGAVRVWNAATGRMFARARPLTGSVQGPGVRKAVAMSADGRCVAWSVGDTRIHLYDVAARKLRPPLMGHMESVAELAFSPDGARLASGAVMDEPVIRVWDVERGEAVLELPALGSPSSPREFGAPCPRFGFIGPGARLAWLDGDALRTRDLATGAATSLPVGEVHPYVPLSASRDGTRVVAREGYALRTWNLDTGEPDPARASHFQPVRTVAVSPDGALAATSDDLGSVRIWDLAWGQDLGELPLTSAQSCVRFSPNGRWLAVGTAEGQIHLWSRGEGRVLHSFPAHAARLKDLVFSPDGGWLTSCADQGGDIAVWAVPSGKRRRLLESGAEHLTALDCSPDGQWLVAGAMDGTIRFWSAPEGRKAHEVRAPDSSVHHVRFFPDARRLLSVGLLDSDSHDDGPGQPMLQIWHAETGRLLTSRRARSHLLEVSPDGRQLLYVPWRNPALCAEDTMTGEEPRTLVLVPETESQGFSPDRNVWVTGHRDCTALVWDLARWGFAPRPK encoded by the coding sequence GTGCGGCAGAGGGATGGTGACACGCCTCCAGAAGGCGCGCGGCTCCGCCTGGGGACGACTTTCTTCCGTCCAGGCCAGGGCTCCTTGCCGCCCGTGTTCTCCCCGGACGGCGAGCGGATCCTCGTGGACAACAGCGACAGCCCGCCCAGGCTCCTCATCCTCGATGCGCGGACGGGCCGGCACCTGGAGACGCTCCGCACGCTCTCGAATGAGCTGGGGCGTCTGCTCGCGATCTGCTGGACAGCCGACGGCATCCGCGTGGCCTGTCAGCTCTATGGCGGACGGCCCGCCGTCTTGGAGTACCCCCGTGCCACCGTGCGGCAGCTGGAGGCGACCGATCCCGCCTGGACCGACTACGCCGCCTTCTCCGCCGACGGAGAGCGCGTGGCCATGGTGGATGATCAGGGCGCCGTGCGTGTGTGGAACGCAGCCACCGGGCGCATGTTCGCCCGGGCGCGCCCTCTGACGGGAAGTGTCCAAGGGCCCGGCGTCCGCAAGGCCGTTGCCATGTCCGCCGATGGGCGGTGCGTGGCCTGGAGCGTCGGCGATACCCGGATCCACCTCTATGATGTGGCTGCGCGGAAGCTCCGGCCCCCGCTCATGGGGCACATGGAGTCCGTGGCGGAGCTCGCCTTCTCCCCGGATGGGGCCCGCCTGGCCTCGGGCGCGGTGATGGACGAGCCCGTCATCCGCGTCTGGGACGTGGAGCGCGGCGAGGCGGTGCTGGAGCTGCCCGCCCTGGGCTCACCCTCTTCGCCCCGGGAATTTGGCGCTCCGTGTCCCCGCTTCGGCTTCATCGGTCCGGGCGCTCGGCTGGCCTGGCTGGATGGCGACGCGCTGCGGACGCGAGACCTGGCCACGGGCGCCGCCACCTCGCTGCCCGTGGGAGAGGTGCATCCGTATGTCCCGCTCAGTGCGTCGAGGGATGGCACACGTGTGGTGGCTCGCGAGGGATATGCGCTGCGAACGTGGAACCTCGACACGGGCGAGCCGGATCCCGCCCGCGCCAGCCACTTCCAGCCCGTGAGGACCGTGGCCGTCTCTCCGGATGGGGCGCTCGCGGCGACCTCGGATGACCTCGGCAGCGTGCGCATCTGGGATCTCGCCTGGGGGCAGGACCTGGGAGAGCTTCCGCTGACCTCTGCCCAGAGCTGCGTGCGCTTCTCTCCGAACGGGCGGTGGCTCGCAGTGGGGACCGCCGAGGGACAGATCCACCTCTGGTCCCGTGGCGAGGGCCGGGTGCTCCACTCCTTCCCCGCGCATGCCGCCCGCCTCAAGGACCTGGTCTTCTCCCCGGATGGCGGGTGGCTGACGTCGTGCGCGGATCAGGGCGGGGACATCGCCGTGTGGGCCGTGCCCAGCGGCAAGCGGCGGCGACTGCTCGAGAGCGGCGCGGAGCACCTCACCGCGCTGGACTGCTCGCCTGACGGGCAGTGGCTGGTGGCGGGCGCCATGGATGGGACGATCCGCTTCTGGAGCGCGCCCGAGGGCCGCAAGGCGCACGAGGTCCGTGCGCCGGATTCCTCCGTGCACCACGTGCGCTTCTTCCCGGATGCGCGGCGGCTGCTGTCCGTGGGGCTGCTCGACTCGGACTCCCATGACGACGGTCCCGGCCAGCCCATGCTGCAGATCTGGCACGCGGAGACGGGCCGGCTGCTCACCTCGCGCAGGGCCCGCTCGCACCTGCTGGAGGTCTCTCCCGATGGGCGTCAGCTGCTCTACGTCCCGTGGCGCAATCCCGCCCTGTGCGCGGAGGACACCATGACGGGAGAGGAGCCCCGGACGCTCGTGCTCGTGCCCGAGACGGAGAGCCAGGGCTTCTCTCCAGACCGCAATGTCTGGGTCACGGGGCACCGGGACTGCACGGCGCTCGTCTGGGACCTGGCGCGCTGGGGGTTCGCTCCCCGCCCCAAGTGA
- a CDS encoding type VI immunity family protein gives MSLHYPRVRVHASHGALIIRDGLKICFYMRRSKYEIAREVMRSFEIYLHAVGPQALAWYNDHQGDWGYLDTTSWQTFRRDLLASNWSHHELTHDPSGAPSFHFTYSCQSLGQLFEPNPPLVSSVGFCFPTEFLEEQGPGHVRELALELAAALPYDSGHAGLFFNSILGYRETEEALSRFCLRYPGMDIGDVESIAEGLNGRVKGPSWLTFLGQPVLGELGGVEGLRARLSSPGTTVEPLEGDRAVITLGTWPEAGDTEAGHNLPEYRELARVLEPWLYHSGGGYYFPQDIWQRWERRFLD, from the coding sequence ATGAGCCTGCACTATCCACGCGTTCGAGTCCACGCAAGCCACGGCGCGCTGATCATTCGTGATGGTTTGAAGATCTGCTTCTATATGCGCCGCTCCAAGTATGAGATCGCACGGGAGGTGATGCGCTCGTTCGAGATATACCTGCACGCCGTGGGGCCTCAGGCTCTGGCTTGGTATAATGATCACCAGGGGGACTGGGGGTATCTGGACACCACGTCTTGGCAAACCTTCAGGCGCGATCTTCTAGCGTCGAACTGGTCCCACCATGAATTGACGCACGACCCGTCAGGCGCTCCTTCATTCCATTTCACGTATTCCTGCCAGTCGCTGGGTCAGCTCTTCGAGCCCAATCCTCCCTTGGTATCGTCGGTGGGCTTCTGCTTCCCAACCGAGTTTCTCGAAGAGCAGGGTCCTGGCCACGTGCGTGAACTCGCCCTGGAGCTTGCCGCTGCTCTCCCCTACGACTCAGGCCATGCCGGCCTCTTCTTCAACTCCATCCTGGGCTATCGGGAAACGGAAGAAGCCCTCAGCCGCTTCTGTCTGCGCTACCCCGGCATGGACATCGGTGACGTGGAATCCATCGCCGAGGGGCTCAACGGACGGGTGAAGGGACCCTCGTGGCTGACCTTCCTCGGCCAACCCGTGCTCGGCGAGCTCGGCGGTGTCGAGGGGCTGCGCGCCCGCCTCTCCTCCCCCGGCACCACTGTCGAGCCACTGGAGGGAGACCGGGCCGTCATCACCCTGGGCACATGGCCGGAGGCGGGCGACACCGAGGCCGGCCACAACCTCCCCGAGTACCGGGAGCTGGCGCGTGTGCTGGAGCCCTGGCTGTACCACTCGGGCGGCGGGTACTACTTCCCCCAAGACATCTGGCAGCGCTGGGAGCGCCGGTTCCTGGATTGA